In a genomic window of Nodosilinea sp. E11:
- a CDS encoding saccharopine dehydrogenase family protein, protein MQRVLIIGGAGRIGSNIAKDILTHTDAEVTITGRNTQQGSITQQQLGSRAEFHPLDLANPPELRAAVAKANLVVHSAGPFHYRTTDVLRACIEQGVNYTDVSDERSFTRKALALHPEAETAGVTAVINTGVFPGISNSMVRQGVEALDETTSIQLSYVVAGSGGAGVTVMRTTFIGLQRPFDAWLNGRWQSIRPYTERETLEFPAPYGKANVYWYDMPEAITLQQTFPVKSVITKFGVVPDFYNHATRAMAHWLPPIVLRSPKTVEFLAHVSHSMTSVTDRFSGTGVAMRCDIKGQQAGTATHYVSTFAHHSAAIATGLGTGSIAELLLSGKLKHPGVYPVEQVLSTDLFKATMNSRQLEIHQTLNKAEITS, encoded by the coding sequence ATGCAACGAGTACTCATCATTGGCGGCGCTGGACGGATTGGCAGCAACATTGCTAAAGATATTTTGACCCACACCGATGCCGAGGTCACCATTACTGGGCGCAATACTCAGCAGGGCAGCATCACCCAGCAACAACTTGGCTCTAGGGCAGAGTTTCATCCATTAGATTTGGCCAATCCACCCGAACTGCGGGCTGCTGTGGCGAAAGCCAACCTGGTAGTCCATTCGGCAGGCCCTTTTCACTATCGCACTACCGACGTCTTGCGCGCCTGTATTGAGCAGGGAGTCAATTACACCGATGTCAGTGACGAACGCAGTTTTACTCGCAAAGCCCTGGCCTTACACCCCGAGGCTGAGACGGCAGGGGTAACAGCGGTGATCAATACCGGCGTGTTTCCGGGCATTTCAAACAGCATGGTGCGCCAGGGTGTCGAAGCTTTAGACGAGACTACCTCGATTCAACTCAGCTATGTTGTCGCTGGATCCGGCGGGGCTGGCGTGACGGTGATGCGCACCACCTTTATTGGCCTGCAACGCCCCTTTGACGCTTGGCTCAATGGTAGGTGGCAGTCGATTCGACCCTACACCGAGCGCGAGACCCTGGAGTTTCCAGCCCCCTACGGTAAGGCCAATGTCTACTGGTACGACATGCCCGAAGCCATTACCCTCCAGCAAACCTTTCCGGTCAAAAGCGTCATCACTAAATTTGGGGTAGTGCCCGATTTCTACAACCACGCGACTCGAGCGATGGCCCACTGGTTACCGCCCATAGTGCTGCGCAGCCCAAAAACCGTAGAATTTTTGGCCCATGTTAGCCACTCAATGACCAGCGTGACCGATCGCTTTAGCGGCACCGGAGTCGCTATGCGCTGCGACATCAAAGGGCAGCAGGCAGGCACAGCCACCCACTACGTCAGCACCTTTGCCCACCACAGTGCTGCGATCGCCACGGGCTTAGGCACTGGCAGCATTGCAGAGCTCCTGCTAAGCGGCAAACTCAAACACCCTGGGGTGTATCC
- a CDS encoding L,D-transpeptidase: protein MRTWNQLFSLVGLVVGVGLAPFAIGEAYLQSPPYVAASSIFTPSPAASAEANRAAAETIWIEISLSGRRVTLYRGTTHLETYPIGIGRAGWETPTGTFQVRQMKTNPTWIHPFTDERIANGDSRNPLGTRWVGFWTDGHVWVGLHGTSDATSIGTAASHGCIRMHNADVEALFSRIELGTPVRVVP from the coding sequence ATGAGAACGTGGAATCAGTTATTTAGCTTAGTGGGGCTAGTCGTTGGGGTTGGACTAGCGCCCTTTGCCATTGGTGAAGCCTATCTTCAAAGCCCACCCTATGTTGCCGCGTCGTCGATTTTTACACCTTCTCCTGCTGCCAGTGCCGAGGCCAATAGAGCCGCCGCCGAAACGATTTGGATCGAAATTAGTCTCAGTGGTCGCCGGGTAACGCTGTACCGAGGCACCACTCACCTCGAAACATACCCTATTGGCATTGGCAGAGCGGGCTGGGAAACGCCCACCGGCACGTTCCAAGTACGCCAAATGAAAACAAATCCTACCTGGATTCATCCCTTCACCGATGAACGCATTGCCAACGGCGACTCGCGCAACCCGTTAGGGACTCGATGGGTTGGCTTTTGGACGGATGGCCATGTTTGGGTTGGCTTGCACGGCACGTCTGATGCAACATCAATTGGCACAGCTGCATCTCACGGCTGCATTCGCATGCACAATGCCGATGTAGAAGCCTTGTTTTCGCGGATCGAGCTTGGTACCCCAGTGCGAGTTGTGCCCTAG
- the purU gene encoding formyltetrahydrofolate deformylase produces MASPTAILLFSCPDQKGLVAKIANFIYANGGNILHADQHRDPEAGLFLSRLEWELEGFNLPREIIGPAFGAIAQPLGATWQLHFSDDVPRLSIWVSHQDHCLLDLLWRHKAGEFKAEIPLILSNHPHLKPVADQFGIAFEHIPISKDTKAEQEQHQLTLLKQYNIDLVVLAKYMQVLSSDFLHQYDRVINIHHSFLPAFMGANPYQRAFQRGVKIIGATAHYVTSDLDEGPIIEQDVVRISHRDDVKELIRKGKDVERIVLARAVRLHLQNRTLVYGNRTVVFA; encoded by the coding sequence ATGGCCTCTCCTACCGCCATTCTGCTGTTCTCCTGCCCCGACCAGAAGGGTCTAGTCGCCAAAATTGCCAACTTTATCTACGCCAATGGCGGCAACATCCTCCATGCCGACCAGCACCGCGACCCCGAGGCGGGGCTGTTTTTGTCGCGCCTGGAGTGGGAGCTAGAGGGGTTTAACCTGCCCAGGGAGATCATTGGACCAGCCTTTGGGGCGATCGCGCAACCCCTGGGGGCCACCTGGCAGCTGCATTTTTCTGACGATGTGCCGCGCCTGTCGATCTGGGTTAGCCACCAAGACCATTGCCTGCTCGACTTGCTCTGGCGGCACAAAGCGGGCGAGTTTAAGGCTGAAATTCCTCTCATTCTCAGCAACCACCCTCACCTGAAGCCCGTTGCCGACCAGTTTGGCATCGCCTTTGAGCACATCCCGATCAGCAAAGACACCAAGGCCGAGCAGGAGCAGCACCAACTTACCTTGCTCAAGCAGTACAACATTGACCTGGTGGTGCTAGCCAAATACATGCAGGTGCTCAGCTCAGACTTTTTGCATCAGTACGATCGCGTGATCAATATTCACCACTCGTTTTTGCCTGCCTTTATGGGGGCCAACCCCTACCAGCGGGCTTTTCAGCGGGGGGTCAAAATTATTGGAGCCACGGCTCACTACGTCACCAGCGACCTCGACGAAGGCCCGATCATTGAGCAAGATGTGGTGCGTATCAGCCACCGCGACGACGTCAAGGAGCTAATTCGCAAGGGCAAAGATGTGGAGCGCATTGTGCTGGCTCGCGCCGTGCGGCTGCACCTGCAAAATCGCACCCTGGTCTACGGCAACCGCACCGTGGTGTTTGCTTAG